The following nucleotide sequence is from Pectinophora gossypiella chromosome 17, ilPecGoss1.1, whole genome shotgun sequence.
CACAGTCGAAAACAATTAAACTAATAACACATaatcctcctttttgcttcggcgcagtcgggtaaaactAAAACCAATAAGCTTCTTGTCAATCGAGTTAAATGAGGTACTTTTAACGAaacggaaatactgtcctgtgaagTCATCAATAAAGgcggtcaaacatcgtactcattgttactcaattcataaattaaattcgaaaataagtcgaaaagtaaaatgagatggATTTTTGAGCATCTTAAACTGGCTTCTATGTttagattataattataatttatctttgatcccgtactattcatacaaaagtatcgcgtaagtgcaagcgaggCAGACATTCCTTTACTAACTCCTTACCGCCATTTTGAGGTCAACGCCCGAAACTTACAATAGAGtaacatacaaaaaatatcgagtacaataaaatgtagaattgaaaaATGCGAAAAATAATTATCTTGTATTAATTATCTTCAAGTCGTAAAGTCTATTCTTCTTTGTTCAGGCACAACTAAACTAAAGATGACGTCGACGCCGTCAACGGAGACCGCCAACGGCAGCAGCCCTAGCGGCGTGCAGTCTCAGTTCGTGGAGCGCCGACGCGCCGCCCTCGAGCGGTTCCTGAACCGCGTGGCGCAGCACCCCGTGCTCTGCATCGACCCTGACTTCCGACAGTTCTTGGAGTCTGGTGAGTTCGACAGAGACTCACCCGGGGGACAcacggacactacacattaacgttatcgtacacgcgcgtgtATGAGTGACATccgacgcccatacgattgaagaaaaAAGTAAGACCTGGAGACGGAGGGGGGGTACCTAGTTCAACCGCTGGTCCCCAcagcggtttaacgtgccttccgaagcacggataaccATCAGATGGTCAGctattaatgtcctaaccaaactagggatgacaaacagatttttgtggtatgtccccactgggattcgaacccgggaccttcggatcgtgaatccaacgctcaaccgctcaCATCACAAGGGCCTTTCGAACAGATCGAACTGGGTTAGTAGCATTGACCTCATATAAAAACCAATCTATGTAAAAATGTGTCCACGGTCAAGATCGAATTTTGTCGCAATGGCCGTAATGACAAACTGTACAGccgatattggccccgattcctgcagacaccgcctaattttattttaagttatatccgtcattttcatatccgtcgaaaaggaaagggacggatgattcacagctcttaattttaggaagaatgagtaaatgaatgaataacccgggcgaatcaaaaggtacgtcgctggtatgcaatccgtttgacgtgctgtctacttaactgtgtcgggttattgacggatgtaaaatttttagacggttggtttagatttgtgcttaaaattgacgtgtgttccataatttttatgcttgtcgattacccgtccctttccttttcggcggataagaaaatgacagatataacttaaaataaaattagttggtatttacaggaattagcaccattgttctttatttttgtatttcctgtgtgtgtagtagtagtaagtagcaTGAGATCTCATGTGAACAGAGGCGGAGCTCCCCAAGGCGACAAGCACGATGGCGCTCAGCGGCGCCGGCATGCTACGGCTGTTCAACAAGGTCGGCGAGACAGTCAATAAAATCACATACCGCATGGACGAGTCTGATCCCGtatgtattatttcttattatactTTACCGCGACTCAAGAGTGTTCTCTTAATAGTGTTATCACGCGcgattgattgatttgatttaacaATTAAATTAGATTTCACATTACTTCTTAACATTTAGCCGCTACAATTTACTGCAGACGGTTAAATATTTTGAGCTGGAAtaaagtcgtaacgccgacagtccttttaaaatcctaactccattgttttactattgtgtctggaaacctcggcttaaCGAGGATAACTTGATTTCAGTTCATTTCAATTATAGTGTTTTTTCACGCCTTTTGTCAATCCTGTACCTATTATATGTACTAAAAACACGAAATATAAtttacgtcccaatgctgggcacaagcctgcCCTCAATTTACCGGAGGGGATACGGAGCATTCAGGCTGCTCCAATGCGCTGCTTAAAAGTGGTTGGCAGCGCTGGTTTAAATGAGAAATGGTGAATGTTTGCAGTGGTTCGAGGAGCGGTCGGCGCGCATGGAGGCGCTGGAGGCGTGCCTGCGGCGGCTGTACGGCGCGTGCGAGGCGCTGGCGGGCGAGCGGCGCGAGCTGGCGGCGCGCACGCACGACgcggcgcgcgccgccgccgcgctctCCGGCGCCGACCCGCACGCGCCGCTGTCGCGCGCGCTCTCGCACCTCGCCGACCTGCACGAGAAGGTCGCCGCTTCTCTTTCATTTCCTTCATTTTGTAGGTATTGTGGCGGATCCGCTAGTTCCGCCCGCATGCAaaagatggcgccaccattcaataatacagttctgaaacgcgctatcgaagtttacacagcgtaaCGCGTATATACAACTTCCGACATAAACACTTACATAATACTTTCTAAAGCGAATCTACAATGCCACACAAGAAGAAAGGAGGAAGACAATCTCGATTTTGTTCCGCAGTTTGGCAACTTATTTAATATATGTAGcgtgaaattaattaaatgcTCGCTCGGGAATCgcacccggaccaccagatcatAAGTCCaataccactagaccacagtcTCCACGTGCGAGTGAAATAAACAGTCTGCACTTGAGAGTACCCTTACTGGCCTTTCTTTATGATAGGCTAACTCTGCTCAAAACCATTTATAATAACTTATAGTGTTTCCTTCAACAGATCGAGCATCTAAGAGTGGAGCAGTCAAACACAGACTTCTACGTTTTAACAGAACACATCAAAGACTACCTCGGACTAATCGGAGCCATCAAAGATGTGTTCCATGAAAGAGTTAAggtaaatataaagaaaaacacGATAATAGGCTAATTTGCAACTGTTCAAAGCAGTTACTTTTTGCAGTATAAAAAAACACGATAATAAGCTAATTTgcaactattcaaatcagttactttttactttaaattaataACACGGTAATAGGCTAATTTTCAACTTAACAACGAAAAAAGCTAAAACTAGAGAAATAAGGCGAATTAAGACGAAAtttcgaaatggttttcgaattAGCGtaacttctttttttcttatataCAAACCATATTATGTccgaaatggttttcgaattagcgtaatttctttttttcttacatACAAACCATGTTATGTccgaaatggttttcgaattAGCGTAACTTCATTTTTCTTACATACCGATATAaggtgttgtttttttttaaatacaaaacataTAATGTCTAATACGCAAATACCTGAACTTCCATTGACAGGTGTTCCAGAACTGGCAGCACGCGCAAATGCAGCTGACGAAGAGGCGCGAGAACAAAGCCAAGGCCGAGCTCGCCAACCGACCGGAGAAGATCGAACAAGCATCCAATGAGATCATTGAGGTACCTacacacacaaactcacgcgcgtttaaatgatttttgtttttatagcatttaCCCGTGCTCTATGCTTTTAGAGATGAGGTTtagaatacctacttaattctaaaataaattattttctttcttctttctttcttcataTGAAAAGTTACAAAGAGAATATTTAAATcgagaaaaaaaatctgactcggacgtgacttgaacccgcagctcttgtcaagccgggacgagcgtgttaatacccattcatcatcatcagcccattaacgtccccactgctggggcacggttcttccttatggatggatagggagatcgggccttaaaccatcacgcgggcccagtgcggattgatggttattaacaactcctaatgcagccgggaccaacggcttaacgtgccttctgaaccacggaggagctcgagatgattttgtttttgtggtcacccatcctatgaccggccattgcgaaagttgcttaacttcaacaatcgcagaccgagcgcgtttaccgctgcgccaccgagctctttaATACCCATTAATActcgaagaatttcgcatggataggatgaggacccggtgatgtaatggttaacacgatttccggcttgacaagagctgcgggatCAAGTCCGGTCCGGGTCagattatttttcaatttaaattttctcttcacgcccgattgtccgaaagtaagatgatccgcgccgttgagccgttggtcccgtttattacttactcatgtaagtacgtagtcgttacacgagtcgtatcaggggcctttggcggctcaatagtaaccctgacactaagtttgatgaggttggtaatctatctcataacccacacattACAAGAACTCGCGTCTTTAATCCCTTTACAGATGGACAAAGCTTTGCAGAGAACTATTTAGAAGATAACTTCTTCGCTAACCGTACGTGtacgtgcgtgtgtgcgtgtacgtgcgtgtgtgcgtgtacgtgcgtgtgtgcgtgtacGTGCGTGTACGTTTGTGGGGGTGTCTTAACTTCCCTTTCCATTGCAGTGGGAATCAAAAGTGGAGCGTGGTCAGCAAGAGTTCGACACGATCTCGCGCGTGATCAAAAAAGAAGTGGAGCGCTGGGAGGAGACGCGCATAGCCGAGCTGCGGACCACTGTGCTGCGGTACCTTGAGGACCACGTGCATCACCAGGCACAGGTACAATAACAAAATCCACATTGTTATTTCGCCTATCGGCATAAACCGCAAAACACTGAAACATCTAAAAATATATCACACACGCTTTTCAAAAAGCTGCAATACTCAACGCCTGTAGAATCACGCGAAAGTTTTGGTGCCGAAAAGgatgccgcagttcaccaaaaaaggccagggttcaatTAAAAATAGCACAACACTGATTAGTCTGATTACTGTGGccgacccaactagttggctagctaattccgcccacatgcaacagatggcggcacattcaataatgcaccCGTCAGtcgtctcgctgtgtaaacttcgatatcgcgtttcacgactgcattatgtgaatgtggcgccatctgttgcatgtgggcggaactagctggccaactagttgggtccccCACAAGTCTATTCCATTAGTTCTGTTAATCACACAAGATCACCTCAAGATTTGGCCGTAGATCCATGAATCATAATTGTTACCATGTTGTAGCAgagctaagtatattttattgtaatatctttTAGTTTTGCGTTGTCTTTTTTACCATAGTATTGTATGACTTGCATATGTTTAGTTGGGTTTCAGTCTGAACCTcgaaagtgtattatttcataagatttatgtctgtaacctgttacgtgtgtttatttaataaataaataatcagtaaCTGTTCACAACTTCTTGCATAGGTGGCGAACACTGctttatagttattttatctaTGCATTTAGATtgttattatatacctataaaatatcaaacaagtatctttttattatgtacgtagGTATATCAGTAATTTTACAACGCATTTTTACGATTATCTTCTGCAtgcattaattattaattgtaaacaacgTCAATTAGTGCGGTTACCGTATCCGCGGTTTCCTCTATCcgggttgtagctgaaaatcggcgatttgctcgaaagggcaaaaacttgcgctgagctatgaccgttttgcgctgctgcagcacacatacatacctggcgtgtgttaaacattttgtatgtggtgtgtattgttgttgatttgtattgtatgcatgtgtgtctgtagaccaaatatagtattttatgcaacagttgtataagaagggtcaaaaaatgcgagtggcgtgagttgcgatgtgagccttggcgaacatcgcaataagagacgccacgagcattttttgacctagttatacaacgttgcatacaatactttttctacgacgacgtaattttaaatgaaacaaaaattttccaatttattttccaacgcgcgggaaaatggcggcaaatgtatactttttttttatagtatatctatggcaccaaacaaagtaaaggtgccagtttccaggtcaaaaaaaaaaaacaacaacaatgctttttggcgacattatagtacagttacactttgtaaacaatgcttttataggccatagagcgtacactttttcaaagagtttaattatgtatgtacttatattagactttttggttatttaaatgccagattaaagtagaggagtagaaaaaatcatttatctatctatctaactgtGTTTGTTCCAGTCCATCCGCTACTGGGATGCGTTCCTGCCGGAGGCGCGCGCGATCAAATGAGTGGGACGCTGACGGCTGCCCTGCCACCAGCCGCGACCGTAACTCCGTGCAGTAAGGTCGACAACGGCATTTTATACCCCGAGCCAACATAATAGGAAATGAATAAAGTGATTTAACATAAATCTAAATCCCTTCGTTGACAACGCTACACAAGAGCCCGATAGTTATCGCTATACGACTTGAGCGGTCTTTCTCACAGCGCTGAtcatcagggggttaaaaaggccacatcgaaacgattcatctaaaaaagcaatattgcaatttgacatttgcacatataaaagtaagtgcgcaatgcagacgaatgtcaaatagcaatattgctttttagatcaaTTGCTTTTGATTGATCAATTGGTAAATGTATCGTAGATGTTTTGTCTTTTTTCGGGTACCAACGGCGCTGTATGGCATTTTTATGGGGGTTAAACTGTGGTATAGAATCATTACTTTGTGCTGACATGAATACGAGTATAGAGTGAAACTAATCATCGACGTGAAATTGACTTAAGCTGATCAATAAATAACACTACACTGCACATACGTCTAAGACTCTCGTGTCAGTTGTTAGGTCAccgaccaaccccatcaacccggatttcagggttgctattgagccgccaaacgaaCGAATACATAGTTACTTAGGCAAATAGTAGGTACATGTCCTAAATGTGATCAACCTCCAACatcctaacctaactagggatcatgaagtgatttttgtgatatgtccccaccttgattcgaatccgggacctccggatcgtgagctcaacgctcaaccactgaccatagaggccgttacCCTTTCATTATTATTGTAGATATTCAACTTAAGTCTACTCCACGATGATGAGTTATGGGACACCATAaatagaacatacatacatacatacataaactcacgcccgtaatccctaatggggtgggcagacccacaagtaatcaaagacaacttgcagccactgttgatacgaagtccaaagatggatatgatgaaccttatggtgataagggatcagcctatcgcccataacattagtccatcatggtagaggacacaatccctctgtcggtttttacgacatgcccgggaagagaagcagctgaacgtgttctaccATAAATAGAAATGATAGTAATAAGATATTGTATACACTTGGCTCTGTAAAACTTAAATCATACACAATGCTGCcaattcgggcaaccaccaacttcATTTGAcaagactaaaactagctccatctctttcttgcacgtattgtaagtgaaggaccgCACTAGTCtttgagctgtcaaactaaaattaggttaagtttatgTCCGCCCGGATAGGCACTAATGTTCACATTTTCATGTTGTACCAACATAGCCAAATTAGTTTTGCAGCCAAACTCAAACAACGGACCATTGAGCCAACATAAGCAAATGTTAAACAAACCTCAATAAGTTCTTTAAAAAcattgactttgtatttggccATGTTGGGTCAACACCCAAACGTGTCATATACCTGTATTTGCTCACAATTCAGTCATTCTTGCTTGTTAAccaataattatgatgataagaCCATGGTATCTGAAGACCAGGTATggtcaatcctatgacaagccgctcttgctagcccttgatgacgtaagtgttaccatcaAATTGGTGTCTCCAACATTCCGacgtaaattattgaaaatcaagtgaattactaactaatgtatttaattaatattatttgtcacatttacatataaaaatcatgaataatattaatcattaaactgtacgtaaatcttttactaaaagtacaaaatttccttggaaaataaattataaatattggacgtgggtaatttattttttacaaaatggcaacgtagggtgggatgacgtcagctgggctaaccttgaaatgctagctgtcagttttgagcatacctggttttttaTACCATGGATAAGACAATAATTTCTACTCCCTTTTTTAATATCCTTGAACCacttataatacatattattttacacaataagCTTTATCCCATATCTCATTGTGATATGGGATATGGGcagaaataatatttgaaatactTTCTTCTTCATTATTTATCCCCACAATAAAAGGTCTAAAATTTACTGAatattagaatttaaaataattcaaatgagATTATCACTTTTTACACATTTTGGTGTAAGTCTATATTAAATTATTCACTTTATTCATTTCCTAACATATCCATCATTATCTCACACATGAAATAGCACATTTTATTAGTCTTAATAGCTAGAGCAAATGTTCTCCTTATATTTTGATGttaaatgttaatttttaaGAACTATTTGGTGTTTTATGAAACCTACTTAGATGACGAATgtgtaatataaatattgattTGTAACTTAAAGGGAAAGGGAGTTTtatgaaaaaagtttttttttataaatatgtatattgtgCATGTGAaattagaaaacaaaaaccACGGAACAATTCGTGACGAACAGTTTTGAATACAATTCCACTTAATATGAATATACTTTATATTCGCAAATAATATTCAATTGATAGTATActcaaataatatatttaatctaaaataaaatattcgaaatttaaatttgaaaagaCAACTGAAAGAAGTTAAatcttatttaaaaagttacagATTGTAAATTGTTTTTCAAATGCCCTTTCCCTGATGCTATAAGGAAATTTCCACGTTGCTTATGCGTCTTATGTTAGTGTAAGATCATCCATTCATTTGTTACTATGgtgtatatttttatagtcATTTGTTTTACCTTAAATATAAGATTAGGTACTGCATATTAGATAATgtattccaaaaaaaataatatgtataaaatattatggcTATGGTCGAGTATAAAAGCTTTAGTTGCGAttgggaataataaataaaaaatgcccGTTTTAAGGCGAATAAAATGAACAAATATTGGAATATTCAGGGTATAGTAAAACAGCCTTGGACTCAAGCGCTTTCGATACTCGACCAGAACTATGAAGTAGGTATGTGATTGACAAAAAAAATCTCGAGTCTAAcgtattccttattttttatattgccaAATATATTTAGTGGTATTTGTAATGGAAGAGAATATTGTAAAGTACATGGGTGTATGAGATATAAGCAGGATATCGTActttatacaaataaacatgTGCGGGGTTCGGAATGTTTTACATTTGGCGGCCCATTGTATAGCTCAATGTGTGTAAATAATACAGAGATTAAAATTATGTAAGAGCGGGCTGTGGTCAGTAAACAAGAGTCCTAAGGCCAgatttccactgacgcggagatgggcggagaagagcggagatgggcggagaagagcggagatgtgcggatttgaccaatcacagcgttcgagagagcgaaaaacgaagacgctctgtcactctctctccctcacggtgattggtcgattcctgcacatctccgcacagctccgcgtcaatgaaaACGCAGCCTAACATTGCTTCGAAGTAGCACGTTACTTAAACACAAAGAAATCACGCCCATTATTGTTTCGTTTACTTTTCAAGTATTAGCAGACTAAAACGCAATGTCCGGTTACCAGAGGCCTGTTTAACAAACATTACAATTGTAAATACAGttaaattttagtgtttattgCGTCACCACTATGATGctacaaaatatttctaatcaAGCTACGTACGCACCCTGCAATGTacgttaaaatgtatttttttacaattgtaatgtttattaaacaGGTCCGTGGTTATCACccaaattgtattgtaaatcGATACTTTGGAGACTATGTATAAGCATTTGTAGTCATATTCTGATATATAATACCGTTTGAGAAATATCTCTATTTACAAATAAGTGAATACATGCCCCCGATTAAGAACTTATCGTTTAGTCGACTTAAACTAGCGGCACATGATAATGGCcatttaacataacaaacataacaaatactttattgcacaagcagcaaaaaacaaaatacaaaataaaagagaaatagcatgagtacaataggcggccttattgctaagtagctatcaatgtttttaaatttgtcccgctcatcaagtttcgtattaatttataactacgttaaaggagcaaatagctgtactttattgtgttcatgaacagcctatgtacgtaccattgctgggcacaggcctccaaccggagggtgtacggagcatactccaccacgctgctccactgcgagttggaggtgttttacggctaataacgtagaccaacagcttaacgtgccctccaaagcgcggaatcatcttactttttcggataatcaggtgattcaagcctgcaatgtccttaccaaacaaaggacagtctcacaaagtgatttcgaccatgtccccatagggaatcgatcccggacctTCAGTTCGTGAACCTAACACGGAGTTTATTTGCAACAATAGTGAATTGCTGTACTGTATTATGTTAAAACGGTCATCATAGCGTGCCGCTAGTTTAGTCATGGTCGCGCTGTATGGACTTTTGATCGTctcctataaaaaaaaattgtctatattattatatgcaCATGTATACTACACATATGCACATTATATGTATACAttatacactacacattatatgtatacattttatgCACATGTTTCTGGCAACAGCCCGcacaatatattataaatataagtgaACAGAGCGTCGTCGGTTATAATATTCCCAGCATGCGACCGCCTTTGTTACGTAGCCAAACGAGCTCttgttataaaaaacataaggttctcatttcaatacaatacaatgtaaACGTTGAATGGATATGATATGTTgaaattttattactattataccCATCTAGACTTGTGGTTATACCAATTATATTCCATTTAGTTATtgtttaaatgaaaataatataattcttttaaataaaattccgttttcttttttcaaaatgtgCACGGCTCTGTAATGCTTGTGAAATTCGCTATACGAACACGAAAGccgaataaaatgttttaaccTATTGGATTAATGTTTCGAAGTGATTAGGGAAAATACGTCTAGGAAACAGTGATTAATAATACGTTTATCAGTGACTCAAATCAGTatgttttcataaaaaatcctAAGAACTGATTGtgctataattttaaataaggaaTCGGAAAACAACTGTTATAGAAAAACTAAATGATGTTTTATGCattcctttttttaaattaagatgggtttgctcttgaccccatTCTTCCACGAGATAAAGAAGTGGTCGACGGTGGAGCGAGCTCACCCAGAatatgcctattcacccgtgacttaaaggaccccaggttacaagatacaggaaacaccgacgccgacAGCtctccattccttggctgtgcgcattatgaaggatgaagcgaagcgttTGGTGCgaattagtggtatgtcaaccaagtaagaaTTCCTTATAACCTTCCTTATATTCCTTATAACAGTTCGAAGACTACATAATACTATACCTACGTTAagcttaacggcctctgtggtgcagtggttgagcgttggactcacgacccggaggccccgggttcgaatcccggtggggacatatcacaaaaatcactttgtgatccctagtttagttaggacattacaggctgatcacctgattgtccgaaagcaagatgatccgtgcttcggaaggcacgttaagccgttggtaccggttactatttactgatgtgagtaatcgttacatgagccacgtcaggggcctttggcggctcaatcataaccctgacaccagggttgatgaggctggtattccacatcatagcccacacgataagaagttaaGCTTAATGCTGTAATATTTGACCTAAATTACGTTATTGTATATGAGACAAAATACAAAGCAGCTACCAAAGCAGTCGATACTACGTGGTCAAATCACAATGTATTCGATACTCAAGGGATATCAGCTAAGCCTGATAAGATGATGCGTTGATTGCCTATATATTGAAGCGTCGATATCTGCCA
It contains:
- the LOC126374371 gene encoding sorting nexin-2 — its product is MSEAPETPPFSTVDINNDTREEEDLFASAVQEVSLDPEVNGAREGLEKATLNDPPAITPDLSSPIMEEIATERANNIIVTVTEPQKIGEGMSSYVAYRVLTKTNMPIFSKHEFAVLRRFSDFLGLHEKLTEKYLRSGRIIPPAPEKSIVGTTKLKMTSTPSTETANGSSPSGVQSQFVERRRAALERFLNRVAQHPVLCIDPDFRQFLESEAELPKATSTMALSGAGMLRLFNKVGETVNKITYRMDESDPWFEERSARMEALEACLRRLYGACEALAGERRELAARTHDAARAAAALSGADPHAPLSRALSHLADLHEKIEHLRVEQSNTDFYVLTEHIKDYLGLIGAIKDVFHERVKVFQNWQHAQMQLTKRRENKAKAELANRPEKIEQASNEIIEWESKVERGQQEFDTISRVIKKEVERWEETRIAELRTTVLRYLEDHVHHQAQSIRYWDAFLPEARAIK